Genomic window (Candidatus Scalindua japonica):
CGTCTCTTTTATGCTGCTTCCAGGAATCCTGTTCAGAAAGCTCTATTTTAACGATATCCGGATTGAAAGCCTTGCTACCGTAATGTTTTCCAGTGGAAGTACAGGAGAACCCAAGGGTGTAATGTTGTCCCATAAGAATATCAATTCCAATATCGAGGATTTATATCAGGTTTTTCATACACTGAGGAAAAATGATATTATTATGGGGGTTGTCCCCATGTTTCAGTTACTGCCGTCTCTACTTGTGATGTAATTGTTCCGTAACGTGTAAATCGATAATTTCATGTTTTGTTGTTTTGTCTGAAAATTATCATCTTGTATCCCTGTCAGATAGATGAAAAAGGAGGAATAGTTCTCTCTATGGGATGCGGTCACAATCTTTTGTGAAATGTAATGTATACTGCAGGTTGGGTCAAGCAAAGCAGATTTAACACTGATTTTCCAAAAGCTTGACAGGTCTGCCTTGCTTGATCAATCCTACAAATTCGTAATTAGCTGTGATC
Coding sequences:
- a CDS encoding AMP-binding protein, which codes for MQKCGIKHIYSSKEFVEKANIKARDEMVWVEDLRQEVRFFDRLLSLVSFMLLPGILFRKLYFNDIRIESLATVMFSSGSTGEPKGVMLSHKNINSNIEDLYQVFHTLRKNDIIMGVVPMFQLLPSLLVM